From the genome of Mucilaginibacter paludis DSM 18603:
CTGCGCCCCCGTCTTTTAAATCGGCGGGGTGTTCGTTTTTATTGTACACTAAATCGACAATGTGCTTGCGACCCCTAAATACTTCATTTAAAAAAGCAATCAATAAGTCCTTATTAGGTTCGCTGCCAAATATTTTTTTAAAGGCAAAGTCAACTAAAGGATCAATATATTTCCCTGCAACAGGTGGTTTACTATCTGACATAGCCAAAGATAAAAGTTTATTTCTCATCCACGGCTATCGTGAATTTTTACTCCGGAGATTGGCAAAAAGCGAAGGGAAAACTTATAAAAGATAAAACTATAACCATCGGTGCATTGCCTGAACAAGGTAAAGTAACTATCTGGATGCTTGCATCGTTACAGATCGAATAAAGTTGGGCGTTTAAATTTAGTACAGTCGTATTAACTTTAATTTCATCATCCCGTAAAAGGATTATTATTTGATTTACATGAAGTATACCAGTTTATTCGGCTTGTTGTGCATGTTTGCATTGTCATCCTGCGGACAGGTAAAACAAAAATACAATCCTGTTTCAAAAGCCGATAGCTTAAAATTGAGGCTTTACGAATATAAAAGCAGTAATTATCAGGGTAAATACCCGGACTCTGCCCTGTACTATGCCGATAACGGTCTTAAGTTATCCAGGAAATTGTATTATCCCTTCGGAGAGGCCCTGATGTTGAACCGTTTGGCACGTATCAATGAGCAATATGGCAACCTCGAACTGGCTGCAAGATATCAAACAGAGTCGTTGGGCATTTTTAACAAATTACATCACGGTATTGATGGTGCCGATGCTACTGCCAATTTAGGCATACTAAGGGCAAAACAAGGCGATTTTGCAACCGGGAAAATTTTAATTGCAAATGCCTTAAACCAATATCAAAAAAGCAAGGATACCGAAGGGGCTATAAGGGCGTATACCAAGCTTGCCGAGGTTAATGAGTTAAGTGGCAATTTAAAACAGGCTTTGGAATATTATACCAAAGCCGAGCAGCTCAACCAGGATAGACCAACATCGGATGACTACCTTGCTTTGATTAGCAGCGTGGGCAAATTACATACCAAAATGGGTAATCACCAGTTGGCTGCTAATTATTTTGAAAAAGGGATTGCCCGGAGTGGGGCAGATGAACATATTAAAAAACACATTTCCTTTTTAAATAACGCAGGCAAGGCACATGATCAATTAGGTAATAAACAAAAGGCCCTGGCTTATCACCAGCGGGGATTACAAAAAGCGAGGGCAAATGGCTTGCATGCCGAGCAGGCCCGCTCGTTAATGGATATTGCCAATGTACTTAAATATCAGGATGCCGGGCAGGGTATTAAGCATTTAAAAAATGCGCTTGGTATTGCCAAGGCCATTGGCCACAAACAATTATCGGCAGAAATTTACCGGAGTCTTTCTGATTTGTATCGTCAGCAATCCCGGTTTCAGGATGCTTTGAATGCATTAGAAGAGCATCACCGTTTATTGGATAGCTTAATGACGGCCAACGAAGGACATAAAATAGCCGCGCTGCAAAGCAGCTACGATCTGGCCGAATCAAAATTACATATTGAGGATCTGGAGCTGGCAAACAAGCAAAAAACCTATGAGCGCAATGAGGGTATTATGGCAGCCATCGGCATACTGATTGTTTTACTGATACTTACGTTTTATTTCTATAAAAACAGGCAATTGAACAAAAGTTTAACGGCCTCTAACCTGATCAAGGATAAGCTATTCTCTATCATAGGGCATGATCTTCGTAATCCTATCGGAGGGATAACACAATTGTTGGAGGTAATGGAAGAAGAGGATCTGACGGAAGAACAGCGGCTGATGGTTTCTGAAATGCGCAAGCAGGGCAACGTATCCCTCGAAATATTAAATTCCCTGCTCAACTGGGGCGAAGCGCAATTGAAAGGGATTCATATTAACCCCGTGGATTTTGACGCACAGAAAAGCATCAGAAAAAGCATTGCATCCCTACAAAAACATACCCACGATAAATCCATAGTGATCACGGATACAACACCACCGGATTTGATGATTCATGGGGATGCTAACCATTTTGACTTTATTATCCGTAACCTGCTCTCTAATGCGGTTAAGTTTAGTCCGCCGTCGGGAGCCATTGAAGTTGCTGCCGATTTGCACGCGCAGGCCGGTATGATAATTTTTTCTGTTAAAGATCAGGGCAAAGGGATTGGTAAAGCGCAACAAAAACTCTTTACCAAGTCCAATCTCGATGTTTCCTTTGGCACAACAGGCGAAAAGGGAACCGGTATCGGGTTAATGCTGAGCAAGGAGTTTGCCACTGCAAACCAAGGCCGGATATGGATAGAAAGTAAAGAAGGGCAGGGGGCTACTTTTTATTTTACCTTCCCTAAAGAAGCGCATCGCTAATGTCGATTTGGGTTTTGCGGTTTGGGGTATAGGCTTTTTGCGTTTATGTTTATATAATTTGCGCATTGCCTGTTTGCTTGTTCCTTGTCTTTTTTTTATTCTTGCTTTATGGCAAAAAAAGATGATGCATTGTGGAAAGCTATCTTTGAAGACGTATTCGATGATTTTCTGCGATTTTTCTTTCCTGATGCAGATGTGCTTTTCAATATGAAAAGAGGCTTTGTATACATGGATAAAGAGTTCGACCAGCTTTTTCCACCCGAAGAACATGCCTCCGGTGTACGTTATGTTGATAAACTGGTTAAAGTATATCTAAAAAATGGCGGTGCCAGGTGGATCCTTCTGCATATAGAGGTTCAAGGCCAAAAAGGCAAAGAAGATTTAAGCAAACGCATGTTCAGATACTTTTACAGGATCAGCGATAAACACGATGTGCCCGTTTCCGCCTTTGCCATCTTAACAGACGGAGTTAAAAGCTTTCGCCCTACTGCTTATCGCGAAGAGTGCCTGGGTACCAGGCTCAGCTACCAATATAATGTTTACAAGCTTTTAGACCAGCATGAAAATGAGCTGCGGGCAAATCCCAATCCATTTGCTGTCGTGGTGCTAACAGCACTCAAAGCGCTTAAAAACAAAAAAATTGATGATGAAAGATTGAAAATCGTTAAGCACGACCTAACCCGGGAACTAATCAAACGAAAGGTGAGCAAGGCCAAGCATAATGGTATTATGGATTTTTTGAAGCATTACGTCAATTTTGAAAACCCGGAAATGATGCTTAAATTTGAGAAAGAGGTAGAAGAGTTAAACGGAAGGAGTACAACCATGGGAACAGAACAATATTTGTTACAGAAGGCAGAACACCAAGGAATAGAGAAAGGAATAGAAAAGGGAATAGAGAAAGGTAAATACGAGGAAGCCATTACTATTGCCCGTGAAATGAAACAGGAGGGTATCCCTGTAGCTCAAATCAATAAATTTACAAAGCTATCTATCGAGGAGATAGATAAATTATAATTTACTCAAGTATATTTTTTATAGAGTTTTGGCAAATTTAAATTTGCCAAAACTCTATAAAAGTTGGGCGCTTAGTTCTGTTATAGGTAAGTGCTATACGTTAAACCTAAAGTGCATAATATCGCCATCGGCAACAATATAGGTTTTGCCTTCAACGCTCAGTTTCCCGTTTTCTTTACAGGCATTTTCCGATCCGTATTTTACAAAATCGTCATATTTAATCACCTCGGCACGGATAAACCCTTTTTCAAAATCGGTATGGATAACACCAGCCGCCTGTGGGGCGGTAAAGCCCTGGGTAATGGTCCAGGCACGTACTTCCTGCACACCGGCGGTAAAGTAGGTAGCCAGGTTTAATAGCTTATAAGCAGCCTTAATTAACTGGGTTACGCCCGACTCTTCAAGCCCCAAATCATCCAGAAACATTTGTCGCTCTTCGTACGATTCCAGCTGAGCAATTTCCGATTCTATTTGTGCCGAAATGATCAGCACCTGGGCATTTTCATCTTTAACGGCAGCCTTAACCTTCTCAACGTAGGCATTGCCGCTGTTAACCGATTTTTCTTCCACATTACAAACGTACATTACCGGTTTGGCAGTTAATAACCAAAGGTCGGCAATATATTCTTCGTCGCCTTCGGCAACCGGCGCCGTACGGGCCGATTTACCTTCCAACAAATGATTGCGGTAGATGCTTAATACCTCGAAGGTCTTTTTTTGTTCTTTGTCGCCGGTTTTGGCGCCTTTTTCAACCTTTTGTAATTTCTTTTCTATCGATTCGAGGTCTTTCAATTGCAACTCGGTATCAATAATTTCCTTATCGCGAATCGGGTCAACCGAACCGTCCACATGGATCACGTTATCATCATCAAAACAACGCAGCACATGGATAATGGCATTTGTGGCGCGGATATTCCCTAAAAATTGGTTACCCAGGCCTTCGCCTTTGCTGGCACCCTTAACCAGGCCGGCTATATCAACAATCTCGATAACGTTGGGTACAATGCGTTGCGGGTTAACCAGTTCGGCAAGTTTGGTAAGCCGGTCATCCGGAACGGTAATTACGCCTACGTTAGGCTCAATGGTACAAAAAGGAAAGTTAGCCGCCTGTGCCTTTGCGTTTGATAAGCAATTAAAAAGTGTTGATTTACCCACATTTGGCAAACCTACTATACCACACTGTAAACCCATGTTTTTATTTTGTTAGTGAGTTATCCGGTTATTATGTTATTGGCTGCACGGTATAATAACTCAATAACCATTAACATAATAACGCAATAACCAATTAAAATTTCGCGCAAAGATAACAGAAAAACTGTATTGTATTTTGGAAAAATAACCGACTTTTGCCACACTTAAAGTTTAGTGCCTATTGCTGATAATTTAAAATAAAACGCCTATGAAGGAAATGGTTGAGGAATTGGAAAAACTCCTGGAATTAGAAGACCGCCAACAGCTTCGGGATTATTTGGATAATCTGAATATATCCGATGTTGAAGAGCTGATAGATGAAATGCCGCAATATGCAGCCAGGTTTATTGAGGTATTGTCGCTCAACAGGGCGGTTAATGTTTTCCGTATCCTTGACTTCCCCACGCAGCAGCGTATCCTTAAAAAACTCCCCGGCCCTAAAACCGGCGAACTGATTAACGAGTTGCCGCCCGACGATCGTACATCCCTGTTTGGCGAACTGGATGGCGATATTGTTAAACGACTGATATTGTATTTGCCCCTTAACGATCGCCAGCAAGCTCTTGACCTATTGGGTTATAAAGAAGATAGCGTAGGCCGTTTAATGACACCCGACTATGTTGCAGTGAAAAAAGATTGGGACATCACCCGGGTTTTGGCGCACATCCGCACTTACGGTAAAGATTCTGAAACTATTGATGTAATTTATATTATTGATGATAAAGGAGTGTTGCTGGATGATGTTCGCATCCGCGAGATTCTATTGGTTCCTCCTGATACCAAAATGAGCGATCTGATTGATAACCGGCTGATTGCCCTTAAGGTAACCGATCCGCAGGAAGAAGCCATTAATATATTCCGGATGAATAACCGCGTGGCGCTACCCGTTACCGATGACGATAATATTCTGTTGGGCATTGTAACCGTAGATGATATACTTTGGATAGCACATGAAGAATATACCGAAGACATTCAAAAAATAGGTGGTACCGAAGCATTAGACGAGCCCTATATGGATATGCCCTTGCTTAAGTTGGTTAAAAAAAGGGTAGGATGGCTCATCATTCTGTTTTTGAGCGAGATGCTTACCGCTACCGCGATGGGCTTTTTTGAGGCCGAGATAGCTAAAGCTGTGGTGCTGGCTTTGTTTGTGCCGCTTATTATTTCGAGCGGGGGTAACAGCGGTTCGCAGGCATCCACTTTAATTATACAAGCTATGGCATTGGGCGAGGTTACCGTTGCCGATTGGTGGCGTGTAATGCGCCGCGAAATTATGTCGGGCTTGTTGCTGGGTCTAACCTTGGGTATCATCGGCTTTATGCGGATCTATATCTGGACTTTCTTCTCTCATATTTACGGGCCACACTGGATATTGGTAGGCTTAACCGTAGGCATCGCCTTAATAGGCGTAGTTTTATGGGGATCATTAGCAGGATCAATGTTGCCGCTTTTATTAAAAAGGCTTGGTGCCGACCCTGCAACCTCGTCTGCTCCGTTTGTAGCCACGTTGGTTGATGTTACCGGGTTGATCATTTATTTTTCTATCGCGGTTACGTTGATGAAAGGGGTGCTGTTATGATATTGCAAAATAGTACGCCTTGAATTGATAACTCAGATAACTGGCTGTTTTATTGTTGACGATGCCTCCCGCTACCGAAAGCGTTCTTGCTTGTGGCTTTAAGCAATCCATACGCTTGCAAATCTATTCACGGAGCGTTCCTCAAAGCATGCTGGTTACTTAGCATGATGCCTACAAGTGAGGATGCTTGCGGTAACGATGGGGCCAGTATTAGCCAATAAAGGATTAATATTTATCCTTTATCCTTTTAGATATGAAATCTATAAAATCCACGGCATATTTGCTTTTAGTCTCCGCAATATTGCTATATACGGGACATTCGCCATTCTCATCTTTTTGAAGTAAATCAAAATAATAAATTTCTCCTTGATTGTTTTCTTGAATTACTAATTGAGTTTGATCCGAAATCTTATTTTTACGGTTAAGCTCATTAATGTAAACAATGTCTCCTCCTTTAACATTGTCAAAATCCATTTCATAAATGCTGAATATTTCTTCTCCTAATATTTCACCTCCGTTGTAATTCTTTAACCACCAAATGTAAGACGGAGGAAAAATAATATTTAAACGCTGCTGGGCTTCATCTATCCACAAATCGGATACACCTTTGCCAAACTCTCCAAAGTTTATCACATTAGAATTGTCGTTAATTAATTTAATAATTGATTCGTATTTTTCCATAATACTTATTAGTCAGATGTTGTTTTTATTATGCTCTTCTGCGCGATGTTCCCAATAATTATCTTTCCAGTTTTCAAAGACCTATTTTTTTCCTGATTCAGTCATATTGGGATTTATATGTGTAATCTTAGAGTTGTTTGGTGTGATGTTTGAATTACTTCAATCATTCCTCTACTGTCAATTGAATTAAATGAAGACTATTGGCTTACCATCTACGCCAGCTACCGCGTCCTCGCTTGTGTTCATCATGCTAAGTAACCAGTACATGATTGAGGTACGCGGCGTCAATGAATTTGTAGGCTTATTATCGATTACCTAAATCCACAAGCGAGGACGTTTGCGGTAGCGATGGTTCATTTAGATTTCTCAAATTGTAACATTCTATCTGGATCTACATATTTTAGACGTTCTTCTAATTTTACGCCCAATTTTTTAAAATTTTCCTTTGCTTCGAATAACGACATGTGGTTTGCACTACTAATTTTATGTAATTCAGTAACGCCATCGTCTTCCCAGTAGCAAACATTGCATATCTCCCACCCAATCCCTATTAATGTTTCATAGCCACAACATACACAAGGAAGTAGCTTAGGGCTTCTACCTTTTACTTCGACAGTTGTTCCAATATGATTATGAAGAAAAGTTTGTAAGTAGTTATTTGTAAAAAAGCTAAATCGATGTTCAATGTGTTTTCGTGCACGATAATTCGAAATTTCAGCCGAAACATCTTCTATTTCCAATGAAAATTCGGCTAAAGCATTTTCAATTTCAGCCATTCGGGCATCTTCCGAAAGACTAAAGAACTTAAAGAAAGATGATAATATAATTGCCTCTTTTCTGCGTAATATCATTTGTTTTGATTTTTTTTCCTGCTACCGCAAGGCGTGCCGTGAATTACAAACCTTATGTATAAAGGTAAGTACAATGTTGTATAAAAATGGAGGCCTACCGTGTCGTGATGACCACAAGCGAGAATCCTCGCGATGGCGTAGTTTTATGGGGATCTTTAGCTGGATCAATGTTGCCGCTTTTATTAAAGAGGCTTGGCGCCGACCCAGCAACCTCATCGGCTCCGTTTGTAGCTGCGTTGGTTGATGTTACCGGGTTGATCATTTACTTTTCTATCGCGGTTACGTTGATGAAAGGGGGGGATGACATGGGAGATAAATCTACTTCGTGATGGAAGTCGGGCCTTCAGTGGATTAAATTAAAATGTGGTTGAATTTTTTGAGGGCATATTAACCCGTCCGTAAACCGGAAATTTCTGGATA
Proteins encoded in this window:
- a CDS encoding RpnC/YadD family protein, coding for MAKKDDALWKAIFEDVFDDFLRFFFPDADVLFNMKRGFVYMDKEFDQLFPPEEHASGVRYVDKLVKVYLKNGGARWILLHIEVQGQKGKEDLSKRMFRYFYRISDKHDVPVSAFAILTDGVKSFRPTAYREECLGTRLSYQYNVYKLLDQHENELRANPNPFAVVVLTALKALKNKKIDDERLKIVKHDLTRELIKRKVSKAKHNGIMDFLKHYVNFENPEMMLKFEKEVEELNGRSTTMGTEQYLLQKAEHQGIEKGIEKGIEKGKYEEAITIAREMKQEGIPVAQINKFTKLSIEEIDKL
- a CDS encoding CPCC family cysteine-rich protein; this translates as MILRRKEAIILSSFFKFFSLSEDARMAEIENALAEFSLEIEDVSAEISNYRARKHIEHRFSFFTNNYLQTFLHNHIGTTVEVKGRSPKLLPCVCCGYETLIGIGWEICNVCYWEDDGVTELHKISSANHMSLFEAKENFKKLGVKLEERLKYVDPDRMLQFEKSK
- a CDS encoding tetratricopeptide repeat-containing sensor histidine kinase, encoding MKYTSLFGLLCMFALSSCGQVKQKYNPVSKADSLKLRLYEYKSSNYQGKYPDSALYYADNGLKLSRKLYYPFGEALMLNRLARINEQYGNLELAARYQTESLGIFNKLHHGIDGADATANLGILRAKQGDFATGKILIANALNQYQKSKDTEGAIRAYTKLAEVNELSGNLKQALEYYTKAEQLNQDRPTSDDYLALISSVGKLHTKMGNHQLAANYFEKGIARSGADEHIKKHISFLNNAGKAHDQLGNKQKALAYHQRGLQKARANGLHAEQARSLMDIANVLKYQDAGQGIKHLKNALGIAKAIGHKQLSAEIYRSLSDLYRQQSRFQDALNALEEHHRLLDSLMTANEGHKIAALQSSYDLAESKLHIEDLELANKQKTYERNEGIMAAIGILIVLLILTFYFYKNRQLNKSLTASNLIKDKLFSIIGHDLRNPIGGITQLLEVMEEEDLTEEQRLMVSEMRKQGNVSLEILNSLLNWGEAQLKGIHINPVDFDAQKSIRKSIASLQKHTHDKSIVITDTTPPDLMIHGDANHFDFIIRNLLSNAVKFSPPSGAIEVAADLHAQAGMIIFSVKDQGKGIGKAQQKLFTKSNLDVSFGTTGEKGTGIGLMLSKEFATANQGRIWIESKEGQGATFYFTFPKEAHR
- the ychF gene encoding redox-regulated ATPase YchF, whose product is MGLQCGIVGLPNVGKSTLFNCLSNAKAQAANFPFCTIEPNVGVITVPDDRLTKLAELVNPQRIVPNVIEIVDIAGLVKGASKGEGLGNQFLGNIRATNAIIHVLRCFDDDNVIHVDGSVDPIRDKEIIDTELQLKDLESIEKKLQKVEKGAKTGDKEQKKTFEVLSIYRNHLLEGKSARTAPVAEGDEEYIADLWLLTAKPVMYVCNVEEKSVNSGNAYVEKVKAAVKDENAQVLIISAQIESEIAQLESYEERQMFLDDLGLEESGVTQLIKAAYKLLNLATYFTAGVQEVRAWTITQGFTAPQAAGVIHTDFEKGFIRAEVIKYDDFVKYGSENACKENGKLSVEGKTYIVADGDIMHFRFNV
- a CDS encoding SMI1/KNR4 family protein, which encodes MEKYESIIKLINDNSNVINFGEFGKGVSDLWIDEAQQRLNIIFPPSYIWWLKNYNGGEILGEEIFSIYEMDFDNVKGGDIVYINELNRKNKISDQTQLVIQENNQGEIYYFDLLQKDENGECPVYSNIAETKSKYAVDFIDFISKRIKDKY
- the mgtE gene encoding magnesium transporter, producing the protein MKEMVEELEKLLELEDRQQLRDYLDNLNISDVEELIDEMPQYAARFIEVLSLNRAVNVFRILDFPTQQRILKKLPGPKTGELINELPPDDRTSLFGELDGDIVKRLILYLPLNDRQQALDLLGYKEDSVGRLMTPDYVAVKKDWDITRVLAHIRTYGKDSETIDVIYIIDDKGVLLDDVRIREILLVPPDTKMSDLIDNRLIALKVTDPQEEAINIFRMNNRVALPVTDDDNILLGIVTVDDILWIAHEEYTEDIQKIGGTEALDEPYMDMPLLKLVKKRVGWLIILFLSEMLTATAMGFFEAEIAKAVVLALFVPLIISSGGNSGSQASTLIIQAMALGEVTVADWWRVMRREIMSGLLLGLTLGIIGFMRIYIWTFFSHIYGPHWILVGLTVGIALIGVVLWGSLAGSMLPLLLKRLGADPATSSAPFVATLVDVTGLIIYFSIAVTLMKGVLL